The Mangrovibacterium diazotrophicum DNA window CAACCGCAACATTATTTCAATGCCCGATAAGTGGGAATATCCCTGGTATGCGGCCTGGGACCTGGCTTTCCACTGCACCTCGTTTGCTTACATCGATATTGGCTTTGCCAAGCGCCAGTTGCTGCTCATGCTCAAGGAATATTACATGCATCCCAACGGCCAGATTCCTGCCTACGAATGGAATTTCAGCGATGTGAACCCGCCGGTGCACGCCATGGCGGTTTGGCAGGTTTACATCACCGACCGGAAAAAGACCGGGAAAAGCGACTACGTTTTCCTGGAGAAGTCATTCCAAAAACTCCTGCTCAATTTTACCTGGTGGGTGAACCGGAAGGATGCCGACGGAACCGATGTGTTTGAGGGCGGCTTCCTCGGCCTCGATAACATTGGTGTTTTCGACCGCAACAACATGCCTCATGGCATCAAAGACCTGCAACAGGCCGATGCCACCAGCTGGATGGCGATGTTTTCGCTGAACATGCTTCAGATCTCCCTCGAACTGGCGCAATACAACCTGGTGTACGAAGAATCGGCCGCCAAATTCTTCCGTCATTTCCTGAACATTGCCTGGGCCATGAACAACATCGGCTTCAAGGAAATTCCGCTGTGGGACGACGAGGATAACTTTTTCTACGATGTGGTCCGCTTCGAGGACGGCCGCAATGAAAAGCTCCGCGTGCGTTCGTTGGTGGGCATTATCCCGCTGTTTGCGGTAGAGGTGATCCACGAAAGTACCTTTAAGAACTTGCGGCGTTTCAAGCGTCGGGCGGTCGAAATTATCAAGTCGCGGCCCGACCTGGCCTCGCTGATTTCCGACATTGAAGTGGCTAATAGCCGCGGCGAGTATCTGTTTGCCATTATGCGCAACAACCGGCTCGAGAAGATCCTGGAACGCCTGCTCGACGAGGCCGAGTTCCTGTCCGACTACGGCATCCGCTCGCTGTCGAAACACTACGAGCAAAACCCTTATGCGTTCGAGTACGAGGGGGGGCGGCATACCATCGAATATGTGCCGGGCGAAAGCTCGTCGCCCATGTTTGGCGGCAACTCCAACTGGCGCGGGCCCATCTGGTTTCCCCTGAATTACCTCATTGTCATTTCGCTGAAAAAATACTACAAGTTCTACGGGCCAACGGTCACCTATGAGTTTCCGAAAGGCTCGGGCAAGCAGCTCAACCTGAAAGAAATTGCCATGGAGCTCACCCAACGTTTGTTGCGAATCTTCGAAAAGAACGGTGACCCGACCTACCATTATTTTGCCAATCATCCGGTTTATAATGCGGGAAACGGTTCGTTCAACTTCCACCAGTTTTTCGAATATTTCAACGGCGATACCGGCGAGGGGCTGGGGGCTTCGCACCAAACAGGATGGACCTCGCTAATTGCCAACCTGATTATTGAAATGAACGAGGAGGACGAATAAGCGCTCGATATTGTCTCCTTGA harbors:
- a CDS encoding MGH1-like glycoside hydrolase domain-containing protein; amino-acid sequence: MDNTGEETRRLQRSSDNRTWRKWGPYISERQWGTIREDYSKDGQTWDAISHDQARSNAYRWGEDAIAGFCDSQQILCLAPAFWNGQDPFLKERLFGLTNWQGNHGEDVKEIYYHLESSPTHSYCKYLYKYPQQRFPYEDLVEQNKGRDRNEREFEITDTGIFDENRYFDIFIEYGKAAVNDILMKITVQNCGPEEALIHVLPHLWFRNFWKHNDDFERPVIKSIGASTIHTNSRRNGSYYFYHDGGEQLFCENETNNQVIYNLENDFAYVKDGINNYVVGGLPTINPEKTGTKFAIWYSKTIPAGASQTFCVRLSKHKMTDPLANFDELMARCKADSDEFYASLLTKNTSDEQKFLAKSAMGALLWTKQYYYFDVYKWLNGEKGKTPPVRDIVRNYDWQHLTNRNIISMPDKWEYPWYAAWDLAFHCTSFAYIDIGFAKRQLLLMLKEYYMHPNGQIPAYEWNFSDVNPPVHAMAVWQVYITDRKKTGKSDYVFLEKSFQKLLLNFTWWVNRKDADGTDVFEGGFLGLDNIGVFDRNNMPHGIKDLQQADATSWMAMFSLNMLQISLELAQYNLVYEESAAKFFRHFLNIAWAMNNIGFKEIPLWDDEDNFFYDVVRFEDGRNEKLRVRSLVGIIPLFAVEVIHESTFKNLRRFKRRAVEIIKSRPDLASLISDIEVANSRGEYLFAIMRNNRLEKILERLLDEAEFLSDYGIRSLSKHYEQNPYAFEYEGGRHTIEYVPGESSSPMFGGNSNWRGPIWFPLNYLIVISLKKYYKFYGPTVTYEFPKGSGKQLNLKEIAMELTQRLLRIFEKNGDPTYHYFANHPVYNAGNGSFNFHQFFEYFNGDTGEGLGASHQTGWTSLIANLIIEMNEEDE